The following proteins are encoded in a genomic region of Alistipes shahii WAL 8301:
- the ricT gene encoding regulatory iron-sulfur-containing complex subunit RicT: MDTEKRHTGACKPEVGRGCAFCNCGSEPEAKLCDGCFKLHETAWLDEYPVNMPSDIVEVRFKNTRRSFYQNVNNLDLKRGDIVAVEASPGHDIGVVSLTGDLVARQMRRTGFNPYNGEYKKIYRKAKPYDIEKWQEAIALEHETMIASRQIAADMGLNMKIGDVEYQGDKIKAIFYYIADERVDFRELIKVFAERFHIRIEMKQIGARQEAGRIGGLGACGRELCCASWMSSFSSVTTGAARVQDISLNPQKLAGQCSKLKCCMMYEYDTYVDARKEFPRLREPLQAAEGEWFCVKSDVLAGTMTFSSSKEAMANVTTLPVSRVREIMALNRQGKKVERLQDADDIRPEIEEPTYRSEEDSITRFDQAKRRKRGGRNNKGRGEQGRPAGQNGQTPQESGGETRQPREGQPGRPDRQPRRNDRPRNGGNGGNGGERQNGGNGERPHNGNGRGDNNRGENNGREPRENNGREPRENNGGGREGGNRSRNNRNRRRGNGNNGGNAPAGNNGNGGGSEGGNNGGTHQNQ; this comes from the coding sequence ATGGATACCGAAAAACGACATACGGGCGCCTGCAAACCCGAAGTGGGCCGCGGGTGCGCCTTTTGCAACTGCGGCTCGGAGCCGGAAGCCAAACTCTGCGACGGGTGCTTCAAGCTCCACGAAACGGCCTGGCTCGACGAGTACCCGGTCAACATGCCGAGCGACATCGTCGAGGTGCGTTTCAAGAACACCCGCCGTTCGTTCTACCAGAACGTCAACAACCTCGACCTCAAACGGGGCGACATCGTGGCCGTCGAAGCGTCGCCGGGCCACGACATCGGCGTCGTGTCGCTCACGGGCGACCTGGTGGCGCGCCAGATGCGCCGCACGGGATTCAACCCCTACAACGGCGAATACAAGAAGATCTACCGCAAGGCCAAACCCTACGATATCGAAAAGTGGCAGGAGGCCATCGCGCTGGAGCACGAGACGATGATCGCCTCGCGGCAGATCGCCGCCGACATGGGCCTGAACATGAAAATCGGCGACGTGGAGTATCAGGGCGACAAGATCAAAGCCATCTTCTACTACATCGCCGACGAGCGCGTGGACTTCCGCGAACTGATCAAGGTCTTCGCCGAACGGTTCCACATCCGCATCGAGATGAAGCAGATCGGCGCCCGCCAGGAGGCCGGACGCATCGGCGGACTGGGCGCCTGCGGCCGCGAACTGTGCTGCGCGTCGTGGATGTCGAGCTTTTCGAGCGTCACGACCGGAGCCGCGCGCGTGCAGGACATTTCGCTCAACCCCCAGAAGCTGGCCGGGCAGTGCTCGAAACTCAAGTGCTGCATGATGTACGAATACGACACCTATGTCGACGCCCGCAAGGAGTTCCCGCGCCTGCGCGAACCGCTCCAGGCCGCCGAAGGCGAATGGTTCTGCGTCAAGAGCGACGTGCTGGCCGGAACGATGACCTTCTCTTCGTCGAAGGAGGCGATGGCCAACGTCACCACGTTGCCCGTTTCGCGCGTGCGGGAGATCATGGCGCTGAACCGCCAGGGTAAGAAGGTCGAACGGTTGCAGGACGCCGACGACATCCGCCCGGAGATCGAGGAGCCGACCTACCGTTCGGAGGAGGACAGCATCACCCGCTTCGACCAGGCCAAACGCCGCAAGCGCGGCGGCCGCAACAACAAGGGCCGCGGCGAGCAGGGACGCCCCGCAGGGCAGAACGGACAGACGCCGCAGGAGTCCGGCGGGGAGACCCGCCAGCCGCGTGAAGGACAGCCCGGCCGTCCCGACAGGCAGCCGCGCCGCAACGACCGTCCGCGCAACGGAGGCAACGGAGGCAACGGAGGGGAGCGTCAGAACGGCGGCAACGGCGAGCGTCCGCACAACGGCAACGGCCGCGGCGACAATAACCGAGGCGAAAACAACGGCCGCGAACCCCGCGAGAACAACGGCCGCGAACCCCGTGAAAACAACGGAGGCGGCCGCGAGGGCGGAAACCGCAGCCGCAACAACCGCAACCGCCGCCGCGGAAACGGAAACAACGGCGGAAACGCCCCGGCCGGCAATAACGGCAACGGAGGCGGCAGCGAAGGCGGCAATAACGGCGGAACGCATCAAAACCAATAG
- a CDS encoding MATE family efflux transporter, producing the protein MYKFATYKDQYKANLRLALPVVLTQLGQILTQVADNLMVGRYGGSDPTPLAAVSFGGAVFFILFIAAIGIALGMTPLVGELYAQGDREKSSGLLQNGILFYGLLGVAMAAVQYAVIPLMYHLGQPAEVVDMAIPYYRMLVWSMPFIMLFFTFKQFLEGVGNTKVEMFVTIAANLANIGFNWVFIYGRYGFPEMGAEGAGLGTLMSRIIAPMLMIGYFYSRSKYRVYLEGFSPRNYSWASVRQLLHMGLPISMQMFLEASAFVGTGIMMGWFNKETMSANQIATTIGNCAFMIVMSIGAATTIRVSHCYGARDIGQLSLAAKASYHLVLAWNALAALVFITMRNVIPTFFTTNAEVIAIASNLMVFAALYQLSDGIQNVSVGILRGIQDVKIIMPIAFVSYWLLNLPAGYLFGFTMGMGPSGLFLGFSFGLSAAAVMMIVRIRRSISRLHANGNSQSTIRNS; encoded by the coding sequence ATGTACAAATTCGCAACATACAAAGACCAATACAAGGCCAACCTGCGGCTGGCGCTGCCCGTGGTGCTGACACAGCTGGGGCAGATCCTCACGCAGGTCGCCGACAACCTGATGGTCGGCCGCTACGGAGGCAGCGACCCCACGCCGCTGGCCGCCGTGTCGTTCGGCGGCGCCGTCTTCTTCATCCTCTTCATCGCCGCCATCGGCATCGCACTGGGCATGACGCCTCTCGTGGGCGAACTCTACGCGCAGGGCGACCGCGAGAAATCGTCGGGACTGCTCCAGAACGGCATTCTCTTCTACGGACTGCTGGGCGTGGCGATGGCCGCCGTGCAGTACGCCGTCATCCCGCTGATGTACCACCTCGGCCAGCCCGCCGAAGTGGTCGACATGGCCATCCCCTATTACAGGATGCTGGTGTGGAGCATGCCGTTCATCATGCTGTTCTTCACCTTCAAGCAGTTCCTCGAAGGCGTGGGCAACACGAAGGTCGAGATGTTCGTCACGATCGCGGCCAACCTCGCGAACATCGGCTTCAACTGGGTGTTCATCTACGGCCGCTACGGATTTCCCGAGATGGGCGCCGAGGGCGCGGGCCTGGGCACGCTGATGTCGCGCATCATCGCCCCGATGCTGATGATCGGCTACTTTTACAGCCGCAGCAAATACCGCGTCTATCTCGAAGGCTTTTCGCCGCGCAACTACTCGTGGGCGTCGGTCAGACAACTGCTGCACATGGGCCTGCCGATCTCGATGCAGATGTTCCTCGAAGCCTCGGCCTTCGTCGGCACGGGAATTATGATGGGGTGGTTCAACAAGGAGACGATGAGCGCCAACCAGATCGCCACGACCATCGGCAACTGCGCCTTTATGATCGTCATGTCGATCGGCGCGGCCACCACCATCCGCGTGTCGCACTGCTACGGCGCGCGCGACATCGGCCAGCTGTCGCTCGCGGCCAAGGCGTCGTACCACCTCGTGCTGGCGTGGAACGCCCTCGCAGCGCTGGTTTTCATCACGATGCGCAACGTGATCCCGACCTTCTTCACCACCAACGCCGAGGTGATCGCCATCGCCTCGAACCTGATGGTCTTCGCTGCGCTCTACCAACTGTCGGACGGCATCCAGAACGTCTCGGTGGGTATCCTGCGGGGCATTCAGGACGTGAAGATCATCATGCCGATCGCCTTCGTCTCCTACTGGCTGCTGAACCTCCCGGCGGGCTACCTGTTCGGTTTCACGATGGGCATGGGTCCTTCGGGGCTTTTCCTGGGCTTCTCGTTCGGACTGTCGGCCGCAGCCGTGATGATGATCGTGCGCATCCGCCGCAGCATCAGCCGTTTGCATGCAAACGGGAATTCACAATCCACAATTCGCAATTCATAA